One window of the Spea bombifrons isolate aSpeBom1 chromosome 8, aSpeBom1.2.pri, whole genome shotgun sequence genome contains the following:
- the LOC128503167 gene encoding centrosome-associated protein 350-like: MGDASDVAEPATDSTSKWSEISEFYGSPNMFRRFTLEMAQQCLREEELRARHQAALLRLRGEAVLEKAKAELALLEHQRKCLEMKNERVKVVDVLRRELEIKTNLKQEQAEIRHLHNIYKSAHRERKLLLKQQEEILRIHQATARAQHRLLISGEPGQSTNDTLCHQSSASSGQNTHAGISDLSEDDDIMEERRPAANDSVHISEDGISTQGTLVPEKTLQVSENNDEGNKSSDGPPINPDGPADGYPSSGVREPMMGTVDNNHGNLRQRLPTASENPRHHSPEALEAKIFFMERLQPCDVHNG, from the exons ATGGGGGATGCGTCGGACGTCGCGGAACCGGCCACGGATTCTACCAGCAAG TGGAGTGAAATTAGTGAATTTTATGGCTCCCCGAATATGTTTCGTCGTTTCACCCTGGAAATGGCTCAGCAGTGTCTCCGGGAAGAGGAGTTGAGAGCCAGACACCAAGCTGCTCTTCTACGTCTTCGTGGAGAAGCCGTCTTGGAGAAAGCCAAGGCTGAACTTGCGCTACTCGAGCACCAAAGAAA ATGTTTAGAAATGAAGAACGAACGCGTCAAAGTGGTGGACGTTCTAAGACGAGAATTGGAAATCAAGACCAACCTTAAGCAAGAGCAG gcagaaATAAGACACTTGCACAATATTTACAAGTCTGCCCACCGGGAGAGGAAGCTTCTCCTGAAGCAGCAGGAAGAGATCTTACGCATCCACCAAGCGACGGCTCGCGCGCAGCACAGGCTGCTCATCTCCGGGGAACCTGGCCAG AGCACCAATGATACATTGTGTCATCAGTCATCGGCTTCATCCGGGCAGAACACTCACGCTGGAATTTCTGATCTGTCAGAGGATGACGACATCATGGAGGAGAGACGGCCGGCGGCCAACGACAG TGTTCATATCTCAGAGGATGGAATTTCCACCCAAGGAACCTTGGTGCCCGAGAAAACCTTACAGGTTTCTGAGAATAACGATGAAGGCAACAAAAGTTCAGATGGTCCTCCAATAAACCCAG ATGGACCCGCGGACGGCTATCCTTCATCGGGAGTGCGGGAGCCAATGATGGGAACTGTTGACAACAATCATGGAAATCTCCGTCAGCGCTTGCCGACGGCTTCTGAAAATCCCCGGCATCATTCACCG GAGGCTTTGGAGGCGAAGATATTTTTCATGGAGAGGCTTCAACCTTGTGACGTCCACAACGGTTAA